The following proteins are co-located in the Mycolicibacterium goodii genome:
- a CDS encoding dimethylamine monooxygenase subunit DmmA family protein gives MTATETIPPQVPSLPTWPATPEPVDTTATSYLVVAIGAQPRAGEVAGSWVHAAEAVAPTRLLCLDSMDDDQDRDRLDEALAGVRTGVRIMVVGGQFDVLTALTVAREAGAIPAELSGFVVHTDDAPIFCAQCRGTFRVPAGPGDEVDCPGCARTVEIHGHFASALGSFLASDARARDL, from the coding sequence ATGACAGCCACCGAAACGATTCCCCCACAAGTCCCTTCGCTGCCCACGTGGCCTGCCACCCCCGAACCGGTCGACACCACCGCGACCAGTTACCTGGTGGTGGCGATCGGTGCGCAACCGCGTGCCGGTGAGGTGGCCGGGTCCTGGGTGCACGCCGCGGAAGCTGTCGCCCCCACCCGCCTGCTGTGCCTAGATTCCATGGACGACGATCAGGATCGCGACCGGTTGGACGAGGCGTTGGCGGGAGTGCGCACCGGGGTGCGCATCATGGTGGTCGGCGGACAGTTCGACGTCCTGACCGCGTTGACCGTGGCCCGCGAGGCCGGCGCCATCCCGGCGGAACTGAGCGGCTTCGTCGTGCACACCGACGATGCACCCATCTTCTGCGCGCAGTGTCGCGGCACCTTCCGGGTACCGGCCGGGCCGGGCGATGAGGTCGACTGCCCGGGGTGTGCCCGCACGGTCGAGATCCACGGTCATTTCGCCTCCGCTCTGGGCAGTTTCCTTGCCTCCGACGCCCGCGCGAGGGACCTCTGA
- a CDS encoding PDR/VanB family oxidoreductase, producing the protein MTVLDTIEARFPGHLHPAYDTTPRMLTVVGLTRLAGEVLHITFAAPDGGVLAPYQPGSHLIVTAGTTRNAYSLTVADLNPVRYEISVLRKADGHGSVWLHDHLTVGMSVEIEGPRCLFPPVANQRHALLIAGGIGVTPVLSHARAIARAGATADIIYSYRPGHDAHVGELRALATRPGITLFEATTVETTRAAIADRLAAQPLGTHAYACGPVPMLATYEELAALAGWPRARVHLERFTAPQRDPGRPFTVRIASTGDVLTVPAGVSLLQTLLDAGIPVNNLCRQGVCGECRVPVTSGVLEHRDFVLTPEERDAADSMLCCVSRGTDIEVDL; encoded by the coding sequence ATGACAGTGCTCGACACCATCGAGGCGCGGTTTCCCGGGCATCTGCATCCGGCCTACGACACGACACCGCGCATGCTCACCGTCGTCGGCCTCACCCGCCTGGCCGGTGAGGTCCTGCACATCACCTTCGCCGCCCCGGACGGCGGCGTGCTCGCGCCGTACCAACCGGGCAGCCACCTGATCGTCACCGCGGGCACCACCCGCAACGCGTACTCGCTGACCGTAGCCGATCTCAACCCGGTCCGGTACGAGATCTCGGTGCTGCGCAAGGCCGACGGCCACGGTTCGGTGTGGTTGCACGACCACCTCACCGTCGGCATGTCGGTCGAGATCGAAGGCCCGCGTTGCCTTTTCCCGCCGGTGGCGAACCAGCGACACGCCCTTCTGATCGCAGGCGGTATCGGGGTCACCCCGGTGTTGTCGCATGCCCGCGCCATCGCGCGGGCCGGCGCCACCGCCGACATCATCTACTCCTACCGGCCCGGGCACGACGCACACGTCGGTGAACTGCGCGCACTCGCAACACGACCGGGCATCACGCTGTTCGAGGCCACCACCGTCGAGACCACCCGCGCGGCGATCGCCGACCGACTGGCCGCGCAACCGCTGGGCACCCACGCCTACGCGTGCGGCCCGGTCCCCATGTTGGCGACCTACGAGGAACTCGCCGCGCTGGCCGGTTGGCCCCGCGCGAGGGTGCATCTGGAGCGTTTCACCGCACCCCAGCGGGATCCCGGCAGGCCGTTCACCGTACGGATCGCCTCGACCGGCGACGTCCTCACCGTGCCGGCCGGGGTGTCGTTACTGCAGACCCTGCTCGATGCGGGCATCCCGGTGAACAACCTGTGCAGGCAGGGTGTGTGCGGCGAGTGCCGCGTCCCGGTGACCTCCGGTGTGCTGGAGCACCGGGACTTCGTCCTGACCCCAGAGGAACGCGACGCCGCAGACAGCATGCTGTGCTGCGTATCCCGCGGCACCGACATTGAAGTGGACCTGTGA
- a CDS encoding heme-dependent oxidative N-demethylase family protein, whose protein sequence is MGAKAATLIPPSLTPAAAAYLNRPVDHLAGLPWPFADDVTSFRYTVNVDPARVPRTTRAGEWGRHIVDLGGADYPVIMAERRHVLDTDPGRVKVRRGMELACWDLLVYYLRDLARSYPDLLFLDEDGDHFHWRNDLLGTDARFVLGDDGTLPGGPLFFLAAEIPDDLLLVIERDGRLYFDAGAVTFAAAWSASFDIGMDMYEIHGPVPRMTGSGMTSRAEQFLKRLPANQVYRRLNWNLAASPTRTFDISLETLPDWGTHMPLALRDGDVSQVQFRIELEHFIRLPMTGAVTFNIRTFMASLEELRTVGEYAAQLATIVEELPEDIATYKGFAEYRNDVVAYLKS, encoded by the coding sequence ATGGGCGCGAAGGCCGCAACGCTGATCCCGCCGTCCCTGACCCCGGCCGCGGCCGCCTACCTCAACCGGCCCGTCGACCACCTGGCCGGCCTGCCGTGGCCGTTCGCCGACGACGTGACGTCATTCCGCTACACCGTCAACGTCGACCCCGCGCGGGTGCCAAGGACCACCAGGGCCGGCGAATGGGGCAGGCACATCGTCGATCTCGGTGGGGCCGACTATCCGGTGATCATGGCCGAGCGCCGCCACGTGCTGGACACCGATCCGGGGCGCGTGAAAGTCCGCCGCGGAATGGAGCTGGCCTGCTGGGATCTGCTGGTGTATTACCTGCGTGACCTCGCGCGGTCCTACCCGGATCTGTTGTTCCTCGACGAGGACGGCGATCACTTCCATTGGCGCAACGACCTTCTCGGCACCGATGCGCGTTTCGTTCTCGGCGACGACGGCACCCTGCCCGGTGGGCCGCTGTTCTTCCTGGCGGCCGAGATCCCGGACGATCTGCTGCTGGTGATCGAGCGCGACGGGCGGTTGTACTTCGACGCCGGTGCGGTGACCTTCGCGGCGGCCTGGTCGGCGTCCTTCGACATCGGCATGGACATGTACGAGATCCACGGCCCGGTGCCGCGGATGACCGGCAGCGGGATGACCTCTCGTGCCGAACAGTTCCTCAAACGGCTTCCGGCCAATCAGGTGTACCGCAGGCTGAACTGGAATCTGGCCGCCTCCCCCACGCGGACATTCGACATCAGCCTGGAGACCCTGCCGGACTGGGGCACCCACATGCCGTTGGCCCTGCGCGACGGCGACGTGTCGCAGGTGCAGTTCCGCATCGAGCTCGAGCACTTCATCCGACTTCCGATGACCGGCGCGGTCACCTTCAACATCCGCACATTCATGGCCTCGCTCGAGGAGTTGCGCACCGTCGGTGAGTATGCCGCCCAGTTGGCGACGATCGTCGAAGAACTGCCCGAGGACATCGCCACCTACAAAGGTTTCGCCGAGTACCGAAACGATGTCGTCGCCTATCTGAAGTCCTGA
- a CDS encoding IclR family transcriptional regulator, which translates to MAEQETSGQMLDRFVSVLSCFSVHEPVATAAEIRARTGLPPTTTNRLLRSLVDRGVLSQDLRGYKLSLRFVGWAEVAKAGSDLVEASTPILAELRDRSGESTGLALLDNDCRYVINNCSSRRSIVFHTEIGQTLPLYAGSGGKVLLAFSDQLPKLKRLTKLASGTITSRAKLEKELELIRERGWAYAQSEREDGLNSVAAPVLDAGGLIGSMTIGGPAFRMGEDRAEELGLMVLDAARELSLAIGYQGKYPPVRETDDT; encoded by the coding sequence TTGGCCGAACAAGAGACGTCGGGTCAAATGCTGGACCGGTTCGTCAGTGTGCTGAGCTGCTTCTCGGTTCACGAACCGGTGGCAACCGCCGCCGAGATCCGCGCGCGCACCGGCCTTCCGCCCACCACGACGAACCGCCTGCTGCGGTCCCTGGTCGACCGCGGCGTACTGAGTCAGGATCTGCGTGGCTACAAGCTGTCCCTGCGCTTCGTCGGCTGGGCTGAGGTTGCCAAAGCGGGTTCCGACCTGGTGGAAGCCTCGACGCCGATCCTCGCCGAGCTGCGGGACCGCTCCGGCGAATCGACCGGTCTCGCGCTGCTGGACAACGACTGCCGGTACGTGATCAACAACTGCTCGTCGAGGCGGTCGATCGTCTTCCACACCGAGATCGGGCAGACGCTCCCGCTGTACGCAGGATCCGGCGGCAAGGTGCTGCTCGCCTTCAGCGATCAACTGCCCAAGCTCAAGCGCCTGACGAAGCTTGCCAGCGGGACCATAACGAGCCGGGCGAAACTCGAAAAAGAGTTGGAGCTGATCCGCGAACGCGGCTGGGCATACGCGCAGAGCGAGCGCGAAGACGGGCTGAACTCGGTCGCCGCGCCGGTGCTCGACGCCGGCGGATTGATCGGGTCGATGACGATCGGTGGACCGGCCTTCCGGATGGGTGAAGACCGCGCCGAAGAACTCGGGCTGATGGTGCTCGATGCGGCCCGCGAGCTTTCCCTGGCCATCGGCTACCAGGGCAAGTATCCGCCGGTGCGCGAAACCGACGACACGTAG
- a CDS encoding isocitrate lyase/PEP mutase family protein: protein MEARRKLNEQIATGALTVAPGVYDGLTAALVKRREFNAAYMSGAAVAASLGLPDLGLTSQSEMAARVALLTGVLGDVPLIADADTGFGDIINAVRTVQLYERAGVAAIQLEDQMFPKKCGHLDSKEVVAPEDFRRKIEAVVEARTDDRMLVIARTDALASHGFDDAVARAKSYAEAGADIIFIEAPQTAEQIAQIPRLISKPTLFNLVPRGKTPPVSLDLLQDAGYSIVIAPGLAFGAAADAVDNALATLRSGDTDTGSQWSPSELFRAVGLDYWDEVGRRFAAVRV from the coding sequence ATGGAAGCTCGGCGCAAGCTCAACGAGCAGATCGCGACCGGCGCGCTCACCGTGGCACCAGGGGTGTACGACGGTCTGACCGCGGCACTGGTGAAACGTCGAGAGTTCAACGCCGCCTATATGTCCGGCGCCGCGGTCGCCGCCTCGCTCGGGCTGCCCGACCTCGGCCTGACCAGCCAGAGCGAGATGGCTGCGCGGGTCGCCCTGCTCACCGGCGTGCTCGGTGACGTTCCACTGATCGCCGACGCCGACACCGGGTTCGGCGACATCATCAACGCGGTGCGGACGGTCCAGCTGTACGAACGGGCCGGTGTCGCGGCGATCCAGCTGGAGGACCAGATGTTCCCCAAGAAGTGCGGGCATCTGGATTCCAAGGAAGTCGTTGCGCCGGAAGACTTTCGGCGCAAGATCGAGGCGGTCGTCGAGGCGCGCACCGACGATCGGATGCTGGTGATCGCACGTACCGACGCGCTGGCGTCCCACGGATTCGACGACGCTGTCGCGCGCGCGAAGAGCTACGCCGAAGCGGGGGCCGACATCATCTTCATCGAAGCGCCGCAGACCGCCGAGCAGATCGCGCAGATCCCGAGGCTCATCTCGAAGCCGACGCTGTTCAACCTGGTACCGCGGGGTAAGACACCACCGGTGTCATTGGACCTGCTGCAGGATGCGGGCTATTCGATAGTGATCGCTCCCGGCCTGGCATTCGGCGCGGCCGCGGATGCGGTCGACAACGCCCTGGCGACTCTGCGCAGCGGAGACACCGACACGGGAAGCCAGTGGTCACCCAGCGAGCTGTTCCGCGCCGTCGGCCTGGACTACTGGGACGAGGTCGGTAGGCGCTTCGCCGCGGTGAGGGTCTGA
- a CDS encoding 3-isopropylmalate dehydratase large subunit produces the protein MGSTIIEQLLGRASDNPAPKTGDTVVVDVDMTVLIDLQFQHDRLHHVRKVNDPNRIAVVMDHAVPAPSIRDAAGGERARDFARSHGVDKFYDIGRHGIVHQVIAEQALAVPGQNLACTDSHTCAAGALNVAARGLGPAEVLQIVCTGKTWHLVPPTIRYDLVGQKPDHINGKDIFLHIAGEYGDATDHAIEYGGPGLASVPMSDRRTIAAQGAEVGADFSVFGADEVCLAALGAKGEEAHPCNGDDDAQYAVRRTVDLSALEPMVSRPGTVINNAVPVTELEEKPIHQAFIGSCANGQLDDLRVAATILDGQKVKSGVRLIVTPASQQVYLDAVAAGYVTSIVAAGGVVTNPTCGACFGYHMGVLGPGEVCVTASTRNFKGRMGSPDAEIYMASPATVATSAIAGCITAAGGA, from the coding sequence ATGGGATCCACCATCATCGAACAACTGCTGGGGCGGGCGTCGGACAACCCAGCACCGAAAACCGGCGACACCGTGGTGGTCGACGTCGACATGACCGTGCTGATCGACCTGCAGTTCCAGCACGACCGGCTGCACCACGTCCGAAAGGTCAACGACCCGAACAGGATTGCCGTCGTCATGGACCACGCGGTTCCGGCGCCTTCGATCCGGGACGCCGCGGGCGGTGAGCGGGCACGCGATTTCGCCCGCTCGCACGGCGTGGACAAGTTCTACGACATCGGCAGGCACGGCATCGTGCACCAGGTGATCGCCGAGCAGGCCCTCGCGGTACCCGGACAAAACCTTGCGTGCACGGACTCCCACACGTGCGCCGCGGGCGCGCTGAACGTCGCGGCGCGCGGCCTGGGCCCGGCAGAGGTGCTGCAGATCGTGTGCACCGGCAAGACGTGGCATCTGGTTCCGCCGACCATCCGCTACGACCTGGTCGGGCAGAAGCCGGACCACATCAACGGCAAAGACATCTTCCTGCACATCGCGGGCGAGTACGGCGACGCGACCGACCACGCCATCGAGTACGGCGGGCCGGGCCTGGCCAGTGTGCCGATGTCGGATCGCCGCACCATCGCCGCGCAGGGTGCCGAGGTCGGCGCCGACTTCTCCGTGTTCGGGGCCGACGAGGTGTGCCTGGCCGCGCTGGGCGCCAAAGGTGAAGAGGCACACCCGTGTAACGGCGACGACGATGCGCAGTACGCGGTGCGGAGGACGGTCGATCTGTCCGCTCTGGAACCGATGGTCTCGCGGCCGGGCACCGTCATCAACAATGCGGTACCCGTGACCGAACTGGAGGAAAAGCCGATCCATCAGGCCTTCATCGGTTCCTGCGCCAACGGTCAACTCGACGATCTGCGCGTCGCAGCCACCATTCTCGACGGGCAGAAGGTGAAAAGTGGTGTACGGCTGATCGTCACGCCGGCCTCTCAACAGGTCTACCTCGACGCGGTGGCGGCGGGCTACGTCACCTCGATCGTCGCCGCGGGCGGCGTCGTCACCAACCCGACATGCGGTGCCTGCTTCGGCTACCACATGGGTGTGCTCGGGCCCGGCGAGGTGTGCGTCACCGCGAGCACGCGGAACTTCAAGGGCCGCATGGGAAGCCCGGATGCCGAGATCTACATGGCCTCACCCGCGACGGTCGCGACATCGGCGATCGCGGGCTGCATCACCGCCGCCGGAGGTGCCTGA
- a CDS encoding 3-isopropylmalate dehydratase codes for MSTTTDDLVLTGRSWVFGHQVTTDDMFPGYAMRLPIAQAAHEMFNASRTGWPEMVRPGDIVVGGTNFGLGSSRPVALLFRELGVACLLAESFNSLFLRNCINYGLPILAVPGISSAVTEGDELSVDVVNATVRNRSTGAVLTSKPYPQFLIEILQRGGLLQRLEEDGYLRPGTTD; via the coding sequence ATGTCGACCACGACAGATGATCTCGTGCTCACGGGCCGGTCCTGGGTTTTCGGTCACCAGGTGACAACCGATGACATGTTCCCCGGATATGCCATGCGGCTGCCGATCGCGCAGGCTGCGCACGAGATGTTCAACGCCTCGCGCACCGGCTGGCCCGAGATGGTGCGGCCCGGCGACATCGTCGTCGGTGGCACGAATTTCGGTCTCGGATCGAGCCGGCCGGTCGCCCTGCTGTTCCGCGAGCTCGGTGTGGCCTGCCTGCTGGCCGAGAGTTTCAACTCGCTGTTCCTGCGCAACTGCATCAACTACGGCCTGCCGATCCTCGCCGTGCCTGGGATCTCGTCCGCCGTGACCGAAGGTGACGAGTTGAGCGTCGACGTCGTCAACGCAACCGTCCGGAATCGCTCGACCGGAGCCGTCCTCACATCGAAGCCCTATCCGCAGTTTCTGATCGAGATCCTGCAGCGCGGCGGCCTGCTGCAGCGACTCGAAGAGGACGGCTACCTGCGGCCGGGAACCACCGATTAG
- a CDS encoding ABC transporter substrate-binding protein — protein MSTMRTLSTALGCSVVTIGLLAGCSGGASRDANPDDPVKIDITVTHDTEPFSVPWLVAIDQGFFKKRGVEVGKIVPGKGGASTIQNQLSGDLPIADTSFPAVVDAKASGADLVVVGGAVQSLAGNDFYTLAQNRAVNSVKDVKVWSFTREGSVTQQLTYLLPDAEGIDADAVQRKAAGGLGEGLALLEGGDVDAAVVPIAEALKNAQAYKLVVSAKEVIPRFQQTVMTTTPEYAEEHPGVIKAITEGYDEAVQWTIDNPAQAAAIWAKHTKEDNAVAEQIVASYIESDYWGVGFNSEAIANALKGFELVGKDASAVDLCELFDPQYLPDGASTKAAENC, from the coding sequence ATGTCAACCATGCGAACCCTGTCCACGGCCCTGGGATGTTCGGTCGTCACGATCGGTCTGCTCGCCGGGTGCTCCGGGGGCGCGTCCCGCGACGCGAATCCCGACGATCCGGTCAAGATCGACATCACGGTCACGCACGACACCGAGCCGTTCTCCGTGCCGTGGCTGGTCGCGATCGATCAGGGCTTCTTCAAGAAACGCGGCGTCGAGGTCGGCAAGATCGTGCCCGGCAAGGGCGGCGCGTCGACGATCCAGAACCAGCTCTCCGGTGACCTCCCGATCGCCGACACCAGCTTCCCGGCCGTGGTCGACGCGAAGGCCAGCGGCGCCGACCTCGTCGTCGTCGGCGGAGCCGTACAGTCGTTGGCCGGCAACGACTTCTACACGCTCGCACAGAACCGGGCGGTCAACTCGGTCAAGGACGTCAAGGTGTGGTCGTTCACCAGAGAAGGGTCGGTGACGCAGCAGCTGACCTACCTGTTGCCGGACGCCGAAGGCATCGACGCCGACGCCGTGCAGCGTAAGGCGGCCGGCGGGCTCGGAGAGGGCCTGGCACTGCTGGAGGGCGGCGATGTGGACGCGGCTGTCGTACCGATCGCGGAGGCACTCAAGAACGCGCAGGCCTACAAGCTCGTGGTCTCGGCCAAGGAAGTGATCCCGAGGTTCCAGCAGACGGTGATGACGACCACGCCCGAGTACGCCGAAGAGCATCCCGGCGTGATCAAGGCGATCACCGAAGGGTACGACGAAGCGGTGCAGTGGACCATCGACAATCCCGCGCAAGCCGCGGCGATCTGGGCGAAACACACCAAGGAGGACAACGCCGTCGCCGAGCAGATCGTCGCGAGCTACATCGAATCCGACTACTGGGGCGTCGGCTTCAACTCCGAGGCGATTGCCAACGCGCTCAAGGGTTTCGAGCTTGTCGGCAAGGACGCGTCAGCGGTTGACCTGTGTGAGCTCTTCGACCCGCAGTACCTGCCCGACGGCGCGTCGACCAAGGCCGCCGAGAACTGCTGA
- a CDS encoding ABC transporter ATP-binding protein has translation MTDQRVARQIVDVSGCVQRFGGLHALGPIDLTIRPGEFVSIVGPSGCGKSTLLELVAGLQVPAEGDIAVAGEPLRGPRDRTAIAFQESATLPWRTVRDNVAFALEVRAVPKAERRRRADELIRTVGLGGFEDHYPSQLSGGMRQRVAIARCLSMDPDLILADEPFGALDEQTRLLMSFELMRVVEELSCGVLFITHSIQEAVLLSDRVLVMSARPGTILDEIHVDLPRPRDEHTLAAPKMAALTERIWAQLKDEAGKAMEATVR, from the coding sequence ATGACCGACCAGCGCGTCGCACGGCAGATCGTCGACGTCTCCGGCTGCGTACAGCGGTTCGGCGGACTCCACGCGCTCGGCCCGATCGACCTCACAATTCGACCCGGTGAGTTCGTGTCGATCGTCGGCCCGAGCGGGTGCGGCAAGTCGACGCTGCTGGAGTTGGTTGCCGGCCTGCAAGTTCCGGCCGAAGGCGACATCGCGGTGGCGGGCGAGCCGCTGCGCGGGCCACGTGACCGCACGGCGATCGCGTTCCAGGAATCGGCGACGCTGCCCTGGCGAACGGTTCGCGACAATGTCGCCTTCGCGCTCGAGGTGCGCGCCGTGCCGAAGGCGGAACGCCGCAGACGGGCGGACGAACTGATCCGCACGGTCGGGCTCGGCGGCTTCGAGGACCACTATCCGTCGCAGTTGTCCGGCGGGATGCGCCAGCGGGTCGCCATCGCGCGGTGCCTGTCGATGGATCCCGACCTGATCTTGGCCGACGAGCCGTTCGGCGCACTCGATGAGCAGACGCGGTTGCTGATGTCGTTCGAACTGATGCGGGTGGTCGAGGAATTGTCCTGCGGGGTCCTGTTCATCACCCACAGCATTCAGGAGGCGGTGCTGTTGTCCGACCGCGTTCTGGTGATGAGTGCGCGCCCGGGCACGATCCTCGACGAGATCCACGTCGACCTACCGCGTCCCCGCGACGAGCACACGCTGGCCGCACCGAAGATGGCGGCGCTCACCGAACGGATCTGGGCGCAGCTCAAGGACGAGGCAGGCAAAGCCATGGAAGCGACCGTGCGATGA
- a CDS encoding ABC transporter permease, translated as MTAAPATPARSPRPAHSAVPRYVRPPASRVLAMPAGVWRLILILAFFGGVEVLAQSGAVPRLSLVPVSEMAIQAGELLADSEFLVNDLLRSTGIVVISFVVASVLGVAIAYLMWRSATVRSALEPYLSVFYAVPTFAVYPILVVLFGVGVWPIVVLASTFSIVVVILNALAGFDSVPEVVGKLERSLKLTRWQSFRLILLPSAMPDIAAGVKLCMAYSVIATLAMEFILASDGLGNFIANAYDSFAVAEMYGAILIVGVLALVANLGISAALNRLDWRRR; from the coding sequence ATGACCGCGGCACCGGCCACGCCGGCCCGTTCCCCTCGCCCGGCGCATTCGGCGGTCCCCCGCTACGTCCGGCCCCCGGCGTCACGGGTGCTCGCGATGCCCGCCGGCGTGTGGCGGCTGATATTGATCCTCGCCTTCTTCGGAGGGGTCGAGGTACTGGCGCAGTCCGGCGCGGTTCCACGCCTGTCGCTGGTTCCCGTCTCCGAGATGGCGATACAGGCCGGTGAACTGCTGGCCGACTCCGAGTTCCTGGTGAACGATCTGCTGCGCAGTACCGGCATCGTGGTGATCAGCTTCGTCGTGGCCTCGGTTCTCGGTGTGGCGATCGCCTACCTGATGTGGCGCAGTGCCACCGTCCGCTCGGCGCTCGAGCCATACCTCAGCGTCTTCTACGCGGTGCCGACGTTCGCGGTCTACCCGATTCTCGTCGTCCTGTTCGGGGTCGGCGTGTGGCCCATCGTCGTGCTCGCCTCGACGTTCAGCATCGTCGTCGTCATCTTGAACGCCCTGGCCGGCTTCGACTCGGTGCCAGAGGTGGTCGGCAAGCTGGAGCGATCACTGAAACTCACCCGGTGGCAGTCCTTCCGGCTCATTTTGCTGCCGTCGGCCATGCCCGATATCGCCGCCGGCGTGAAGCTGTGTATGGCGTACTCGGTGATCGCGACTCTCGCCATGGAGTTCATTCTGGCGTCCGACGGGCTGGGCAACTTCATCGCGAACGCATACGACAGCTTCGCGGTCGCAGAGATGTACGGCGCGATCCTGATCGTCGGAGTTCTGGCGCTCGTCGCCAATCTCGGGATCTCGGCCGCGCTGAATCGACTCGATTGGAGGCGTCGATGA
- a CDS encoding ABC transporter permease: MSEATMSVSPTQPSSDRAHTRVVAPAALLVVLVAAWWAGADVIDSAVFPTPAESIFTLGKELTDSGFRASVGSTVLNLTIAYSFVVVVGGALGVLIGLNGFWSRTLSPLIFSLNSVPKIVLYPIFLLFLGLGALSQVSFAFFQGLLPMFLIMLEGSAGVNRLHLKLAASLQMSYPALVRKIVVPQLVPTLLTAMRVSFGLTFVGLILAEMFSGTAGLGFELLRNVTQVRMANILGEVLLITVIALIPTVALKYFELRVKARAR, translated from the coding sequence ATGAGCGAGGCAACCATGTCCGTGTCGCCGACGCAACCGTCGTCGGATCGAGCCCATACCCGCGTCGTTGCGCCCGCCGCGCTTCTGGTGGTACTGGTCGCGGCGTGGTGGGCGGGCGCCGACGTCATCGACAGCGCGGTGTTTCCCACACCGGCGGAATCGATCTTCACCCTCGGAAAAGAGCTCACCGACAGCGGGTTTCGGGCCAGCGTCGGCTCGACGGTCCTCAACCTCACCATCGCGTATTCGTTCGTGGTGGTCGTCGGCGGTGCTCTGGGCGTTCTGATCGGGTTGAACGGATTCTGGAGCAGGACGCTCTCGCCGCTCATCTTCTCGCTGAACAGCGTGCCGAAGATCGTGCTGTACCCGATCTTCCTGCTGTTCCTGGGACTCGGCGCGCTCAGCCAGGTGTCGTTCGCGTTCTTCCAGGGGCTGCTGCCGATGTTCCTGATCATGCTCGAAGGCAGCGCCGGGGTGAACCGGCTGCATCTGAAACTGGCGGCCAGCCTGCAGATGAGTTATCCCGCGCTGGTGCGCAAGATCGTCGTACCGCAGTTGGTGCCGACACTGCTCACTGCGATGCGCGTGAGTTTCGGCTTGACGTTCGTCGGCCTCATCCTGGCCGAGATGTTCTCCGGCACGGCCGGTCTCGGTTTCGAACTGCTTCGCAACGTGACCCAGGTCAGGATGGCCAACATCCTCGGCGAGGTACTGCTGATCACCGTGATCGCGTTGATCCCGACCGTGGCCCTGAAGTACTTCGAGCTGCGGGTGAAGGCGCGGGCACGTTAA